The following nucleotide sequence is from Pseudonocardia abyssalis.
TCGTCGACGACGGGGAGTTCCTGGAGCTGCACGACAGCTGGGCCGCCAACGTCGTCTGCGCGCTCGCCCGGATCGACGGGCACGTCGTCGGTATCGTCGCGAACCAGCCCAAGGTGCTCGCCGGCGTGCTCGACATCCCGGCGTCGGAGAAGGCGGCCCGCTTCGTCCAGACCTGCGACGCGTTCAACATCCCGCTGGTCACGCTCGTCGACGTGCCGGGGTTCCTGCCCGGCAGCGACCAGGAGCACGGCGGGATCATCCGGCACGGCGCCAAGCTGCTCTACGCCTACTGCGCGGCGACGGTCCCGCGGGTGCAGGTGATCCTGCGCAAGGCCTACGGCGGGGCGTACATCGTGATGGACTCGCGCTCGATCGGCTGCGACCTGTCCTTCGCCTGGCCCACCAACGAGATCGCCGTGATGGGGGCGGAGGGCGCAGCCAACGTGATCTTCCGCCGCGAGATCCTGGCCGCCGAGGACCCGGTGGCGGCGCGGGCGGCGCGCACGGCCGAGTACCGCAGCGAGCTCGTGCACCCCTACTACGCCGCCGAGCGCGGCCTCGTCGACGACGTCATCGACCCGCGGGAGACGCGCACGGTCCTCGCCCGATCCCTGGCCGTGCTGCGCACCAAGCAGGCCCCCGTCTCGTGCCGCAAGCACGGGAACCCGCCGATCTGATGGGAGCCCCGATGACGCCCGTACCGGACATCAGGATCGTCGCCGGCCACCCGAGCGACGAGGAGCTCGCGGCCGTCGTGGCGGTGCTGGGGACGCTGCTCGCCGCGCGGTCGGCGCCCGCGCCCACCCCGCCGCGGCACCGTGCGCGGCGGGCACGGGTCACGTGCACCGCGGTGCGCAGGCGCGCGGGTTCAGTCGTCGGATAGGGACTCGATAGGCTGAACTCCTAGCTTTCTGGTCACGGACAGCGACCGGGCTCGCGCCCCCTCGCCGACCACCACCCGGAAGCGCTCGCCCACGAGCGCCCCCCTTCGCCACATGGAGGACGCGTTGAGCGAGCCGCTGTCGACCACGATGACGGTCCGGGGGATCCGGCCGGGACCGGCCCCGTCCCGGCCGGCCCCGGCCCCGAACGCGTCGGTGGTGAGCGGGTTCGGCGGGCAGCTGGCCGGGCTCATCGCCGACCGGACGGTGCCCTCGACCCAGGTCCGCTTCGACGCCGGGACGTCGATCTACGGCGGCGGCCCGCACCCCGACGAGTCGGTCTACCTGCTCACGGCCGGCCGGGCCAAGACGGTGATGTACTCCCGGTCCGGGCGCCGGTGCCTGCTGCGGATCCACAGCCCCGGTGAGGTGCTCGGCGAGCTCGCGATCCTGGGCGGGGAGCGCACCGAGACGGCGATCGCGATGTCCCCGAGCGTGGTCCAGCGGGTCGCGGTCAGCCACCTGCTGCGGCTCATGGGCTCGCCCGCCGTGCACCGGCACCTGATCCGGCACCTGGGGGAGCGGCTCGCCGAGCAACAGCGGGCGATCAGCCACCTGGTGGGTGACGACAGCGAGCACCGCCTCGGCGTCACCCTTCTCGACCTGGCCGAACGCCTCGGGAAGCCCGAGCGCGACGCCGAGCACGACGCGGTGCGCATCGCCCAGCGGATCACGCAGGAGGAGCTCGCCGGCATGGTCGGCACGACCCGTTCGCGGATCGGCTTCTTCCTGCGCCGCTTCCAGGAGTGCGGGGCCGTGGAGTTCAGCCGCGGTCACGTGATCCGGGTGCGCTCCCAGCGCCTCGGCGACTACCTGGAGTCCCGCCTCGACGCCTGCTGACCCCTTCCCTCGTCCCCCGATCCCGCAGCCCGACCGGTCCTCCCGGTCGGGCTGTCGGCGTCTGTGGGCCGCCGGGAACCCGGCTCGAGGATCGATAGAGAAGCGATAGAGGACCGATGTGACTTGGTCATAGCTTTACCAACGTCAGGGAGAGAGATGAGAAAGCCGACACCCACCGCAGTACTCCGAAGGGACACGTCATGCGACGGATCGCCCGCTCCATCGTCCTGCTCGCCGCTGCCGCCGGCCTCGTGCTCGGCGGGCTGGGGGAGCCGCTCAAGCCCCGCGGCCCCCTGGACGGCGGTTCCACCACCAACGGCAACACCGCCTGGGGCTGAGCCGCCGTGACGTGACGCAGCGTGACCGATCTCAGGTCGCTGCGGGACCCGCGAGCCGCTGCTCGAGGTCCAGCGTCAACCGGCCGGTGAAGGCCGGAGCGGTGCTCCTCAGGTGCTCCAGAGCCGCGGTCCACTGCTGCACCGCGCTCTCGTGCCGGCCCTCCGCGGCGTCGGCGTCACCGAGGGCCGTCAGGCAGCCCGCCGTCAGCACCGGGAGATCGATCTCCCCGGAGGCGTCGAGCGCCTCCTCGGCCCGTTCCCGGGCCGCCGGCACGTCCCCGCCGGCCAGCGCGACGGCGCTGAGCGACAGCAGTGCCCGCACGCGGATGCGCAGCTCGGCCAGCTCGCGCGCCATGCGCTCGGCCGCGACCAGTGCGGTGCGCGCCGCACCGATCTCCGCACGGGCGATGTGCGCCTGACCCAGACCCAGCAGGCCGTACGCCTCGGCGGTGCGGTCGCCGACGTCGCCCGCGAACTCCAGCACCGCCGAGAACGACTCCAGGGCGAGGTCGCCCGCCCCCTGCTGCAGCTGGATCTCCCCGAGCCGGTGCATCACCTGCGCCCCGACCCGGCGGTTCGGGATCGTCCGGCAGATCTCCGCCGCCGCCTGCAGGCGGGTCTGGGCGTCGTCCTCGTGCCCGATGTCCAGGTCGACCTGGGCGAGGTTGCTCAGCACGTAGGCCTCGCCCGCGCGGTCACCGGTCGTCCGGAAGATCTCCAGCGCCTGCTCGTTGCGGGTGCGGGCCCGGGAGTAGTGCGCCGTGACCCGGTCGACGAAGGCCTGGTTGCGGATGACCATCGCCATCCCCTCGTCGTTGCCGAGCTCGGTGAACGTGGCGAGCGCGGCGTCGAGGCACTCCTCGGCCTCGGCGAAGCGCTGCTCGAACATGTGCAGCGACCCCAGCGAGTAGGTCATCACGGCCTCGCCGAGGCGGTCGCGGTCGCGGCGGGCGGCGGCCAGCCCGAGGTCGTGGGTGGCCCGCCAGTCGTCGAACAGGGCGTGGGCCTCGAACAGCACGACGGAGCTGATCGCCAGGTCCCAGCACAGCGACCCGAGACCGGCCGCCGAGGCCTGGGCCACCGCGGCCACCAGCGCCTGGCGCTCACGGGCGAGCCACAGCAGGGGCTGGGCCATGAGCGAGGTGCGGAGCCGTTCGCCCAGCGGGTGGCGGTGCGCGTCGCCGTGGACGATGAGGAAGTCGCCGCCGTACTCCCGGCGGTGGGCCTCCTCGGCGAGGCCGAGCATCGCCCCGAGGTACCGGGCGACGGCCGCGGCGCGGTCCGTCGCGGGGTCCTCGGCGACGGCGCGCTCCCGCGCGAAGAGCCGGACCAGGTCGTGCAGGTGGTAACGGGTGCCGCCGACGTCGCCGTCCGGGTCGATCTCGATGTCGACGAGGTGCAGCTCGACGAGCTCGTCGAGCTGGTCCTCCGCGGTGCGGTGGTCGACGTCGAGCAGGGCCGCACAGGCCCACGCCCCGACGTGCGGGGTGTCGATCATCGCGAGCAGCCGCAGCAGGCGGCAGGCCTCCGGTTCGAGGGCCTCATAGGTGAGCAGCAGGCTCGCGCGCACCGCCATGTCGCCGTGTCGCAGCTCGTCGAGCTGGATCGTCTCGTCGGACAGGCGGTCGACCATCGTGCGCAGCGACCAGTGCGGGCGGGCGGCCAGGCGCGCCGCGGCGATCCGGACGGCGAGCGGCAGGTGCCCGCACAGCCGTACCAGCTCGACGGCCGCCTCGCGGTCGTCGGAGATGCGCGTCCCGCCGATCACCCGGTCCAGCAGGGCGACCGCGCTCTCGGTGGTGAACGACTCCAGCTGGACCCGCTCGGCGCCGGGGAGCGCGGTGAGCCGCCTGCGGCTGGTGAGCAGGACGGCACTGCCCCGGTCGGGCGGCAGCAGCGGGACGACCTGCGCCTCCTGGCCGACGTCGTCGAGCACGATCACGACGGAGCGGCCCGACAGGCGGCTGCGGTACAGCTCCGCGCGCTCGTCGAGGTCGTCGGGGATGGTGCTGCCGGGCACCCCCAGCGCGCGCAGGAACCGGGCGATCACCTCCGCGGGGGCCACCGGCCGGGAGGCGCCGTGCAGGCTCGCGTAGAGCTGGCCGTCGGGGAAGCGGTCGGCGAGGCGGTGCGCGAGGTGCAGCGCGAGGGCGGACTTGCCGATCCCGCCCTGCCCGGTGAGGACCACGACCGCGGGCGCGGCGGGCGTGTCGCGCTCCGCGGAGATCTTCCCCAGCACCTCGGCGATGGCCCGGGTGCGGCCGGTGAAGTCGGCGACCTCCGCCGGCAGCATCCGCGGGGCCGAGCTCGCCGGCGGCGGCGGGGCCTCGGCGCGGCGCCCGTTGCGCGCGACGACGATCGAGTCGTCCTCGCGCAGGATCGCCTGCTCGAGGCGCCGCAGCGGCTCGGCGGGCT
It contains:
- a CDS encoding acyl-CoA carboxylase subunit epsilon, with translation MTPVPDIRIVAGHPSDEELAAVVAVLGTLLAARSAPAPTPPRHRARRARVTCTAVRRRAGSVVG
- a CDS encoding Crp/Fnr family transcriptional regulator; translated protein: MEDALSEPLSTTMTVRGIRPGPAPSRPAPAPNASVVSGFGGQLAGLIADRTVPSTQVRFDAGTSIYGGGPHPDESVYLLTAGRAKTVMYSRSGRRCLLRIHSPGEVLGELAILGGERTETAIAMSPSVVQRVAVSHLLRLMGSPAVHRHLIRHLGERLAEQQRAISHLVGDDSEHRLGVTLLDLAERLGKPERDAEHDAVRIAQRITQEELAGMVGTTRSRIGFFLRRFQECGAVEFSRGHVIRVRSQRLGDYLESRLDAC
- a CDS encoding AfsR/SARP family transcriptional regulator produces the protein MEFRVLGPLEVLRGGGTVDLGGPRQQIVLAMLLLESPHVVSVDRLVDAVWPDSPPATARSQIQICVSSLRQRLGSDARTEVITTRRPGYLLDAGSAEFDRQLFATEVALARDHVQHDRLGDAADLFRTALARWRGSALPGIESLAVRDAATHLEEERARVVEEFADAQLRMGNHRDLVAVLTKEIDRYPLREELRGQLMLALYGAGRQADALREFRRARQLSIDELGIEPAEPLRRLEQAILREDDSIVVARNGRRAEAPPPPASSAPRMLPAEVADFTGRTRAIAEVLGKISAERDTPAAPAVVVLTGQGGIGKSALALHLAHRLADRFPDGQLYASLHGASRPVAPAEVIARFLRALGVPGSTIPDDLDERAELYRSRLSGRSVVIVLDDVGQEAQVVPLLPPDRGSAVLLTSRRRLTALPGAERVQLESFTTESAVALLDRVIGGTRISDDREAAVELVRLCGHLPLAVRIAAARLAARPHWSLRTMVDRLSDETIQLDELRHGDMAVRASLLLTYEALEPEACRLLRLLAMIDTPHVGAWACAALLDVDHRTAEDQLDELVELHLVDIEIDPDGDVGGTRYHLHDLVRLFARERAVAEDPATDRAAAVARYLGAMLGLAEEAHRREYGGDFLIVHGDAHRHPLGERLRTSLMAQPLLWLARERQALVAAVAQASAAGLGSLCWDLAISSVVLFEAHALFDDWRATHDLGLAAARRDRDRLGEAVMTYSLGSLHMFEQRFAEAEECLDAALATFTELGNDEGMAMVIRNQAFVDRVTAHYSRARTRNEQALEIFRTTGDRAGEAYVLSNLAQVDLDIGHEDDAQTRLQAAAEICRTIPNRRVGAQVMHRLGEIQLQQGAGDLALESFSAVLEFAGDVGDRTAEAYGLLGLGQAHIARAEIGAARTALVAAERMARELAELRIRVRALLSLSAVALAGGDVPAARERAEEALDASGEIDLPVLTAGCLTALGDADAAEGRHESAVQQWTAALEHLRSTAPAFTGRLTLDLEQRLAGPAAT